A single region of the Variovorax terrae genome encodes:
- the mlaD gene encoding outer membrane lipid asymmetry maintenance protein MlaD, giving the protein MQRSKSDVWVGLFVLIGAVAILFLALQSANLLSLSFQSTYQVAAKFDNIGGLKPQAAVKSAGVVVGRVESITFDDKSFQARVTLALQSRYAFPKDSSLKILTSGLLGEQYIGVEAGADEKNLVAGDIIKTTQSAVVLENLISQFLYSKAADGSASQGTTSKK; this is encoded by the coding sequence ATGCAACGCTCCAAGAGTGATGTGTGGGTAGGTCTGTTCGTGTTGATCGGTGCGGTGGCCATCCTGTTCCTGGCCTTGCAGTCGGCTAACCTGCTGAGCCTTAGTTTCCAGTCCACCTACCAGGTCGCGGCCAAATTCGATAACATTGGCGGCCTCAAGCCGCAGGCGGCGGTGAAAAGCGCGGGCGTGGTCGTGGGGCGTGTCGAGTCGATCACGTTTGATGACAAGTCTTTCCAGGCCCGCGTGACGCTGGCGCTGCAAAGCCGCTATGCTTTTCCGAAGGACAGCTCGCTGAAAATCCTGACCAGCGGCCTGTTGGGCGAGCAATACATTGGGGTGGAGGCTGGTGCAGACGAGAAGAACCTCGTGGCCGGCGACATCATCAAGACCACGCAATCGGCCGTGGTGCTGGAAAACCTGATCAGCCAGTTCTTGTACAGCAAGGCGGCGGATGGAAGCGCTTCTCAAGGGACGACAAGCAAGAAATGA
- a CDS encoding glutamate synthase subunit beta, producing MGKVTGFMEYERVEEGYKPVEERVKHYKEFVVGLDESQAKVQGARCMDCGTPFCNSGCPVNNVIPDFNDLVFRGDWKNAIEVLHSTNNFPEFTGRICPAPCEAACVLNVNDDAVGIKSIEHAIIDRAWDEGWVQARPPKHKTGRRVAVVGSGPAGMAAAQQLARVGHDVTLFEKNDRIGGLLRYGIPDFKMEKSHIDRRVKQMEAEGVAFRTGVLVGKLPEGSKVTNWAKETLTPEQLHKDFDAIILTGGAEQSRDLPVPGRDLDGIHFAMEFLPQQNKVNAGDKVKGQLRADGKHVIVIGGGDTGSDCVGTSNRHGAASVTQFELMPQPPEEENRPLTWPYWPYKLRTSSSHEEGCEREFAIATKEFIGEKGKVTGLKTVRVEWKDGKMVEVPGSEQVLKADLVLLAMGFVSPVASILDTFGVDKDARGNAKASTDFAGGYATNVPKVFAAGDMRRGQSLVVWAIREGRQAARAVDEFLMGFSDLPR from the coding sequence GGTAAAGTCACCGGCTTCATGGAGTACGAGCGCGTCGAGGAGGGCTACAAGCCCGTCGAGGAGCGCGTCAAGCATTACAAGGAATTCGTCGTCGGCCTGGATGAGTCGCAGGCCAAGGTGCAGGGCGCGCGCTGCATGGACTGCGGCACGCCGTTCTGCAACAGCGGCTGCCCGGTCAACAACGTCATTCCGGATTTCAACGATCTGGTGTTCCGCGGCGACTGGAAGAACGCCATCGAGGTCCTGCATTCGACCAACAACTTCCCCGAGTTCACCGGCCGCATCTGTCCCGCGCCTTGCGAGGCCGCCTGTGTGCTCAACGTGAACGATGACGCGGTGGGCATCAAGTCGATCGAGCACGCCATCATCGACCGCGCCTGGGACGAAGGCTGGGTGCAGGCGCGCCCGCCCAAGCACAAAACTGGACGGCGCGTGGCCGTGGTCGGCTCCGGCCCGGCCGGCATGGCCGCCGCGCAGCAGCTTGCGCGTGTTGGCCACGACGTGACGCTGTTCGAGAAGAACGACCGCATCGGCGGCCTGCTGCGTTACGGCATTCCCGACTTCAAGATGGAAAAGTCGCACATCGACCGCCGCGTCAAGCAGATGGAGGCCGAAGGCGTAGCTTTCCGCACCGGCGTGCTGGTGGGCAAGCTGCCCGAAGGCTCGAAAGTCACCAATTGGGCCAAGGAAACCCTCACGCCCGAGCAGTTGCACAAGGACTTCGACGCCATCATCCTGACGGGCGGCGCCGAGCAGTCGCGCGACCTGCCGGTGCCGGGGCGCGACCTCGACGGCATCCACTTCGCCATGGAATTCCTGCCGCAGCAGAACAAGGTCAACGCCGGCGACAAGGTCAAAGGCCAGTTGCGCGCCGACGGCAAGCACGTGATCGTGATCGGCGGCGGCGACACCGGCTCCGATTGCGTCGGCACCAGCAACCGCCATGGCGCGGCGAGCGTGACCCAGTTCGAGCTGATGCCCCAGCCGCCGGAAGAAGAGAACCGCCCGCTGACCTGGCCCTACTGGCCCTACAAGCTGCGCACCAGCTCCAGCCATGAAGAGGGCTGCGAGCGCGAATTCGCCATCGCCACCAAGGAATTCATCGGCGAAAAGGGCAAGGTCACGGGCCTGAAGACCGTGCGCGTCGAGTGGAAGGACGGCAAGATGGTCGAGGTGCCGGGCAGCGAGCAGGTGCTCAAGGCTGACCTCGTGCTGCTGGCGATGGGCTTTGTCAGTCCGGTCGCATCGATCCTCGATACCTTCGGCGTGGACAAGGACGCGCGCGGAAACGCCAAAGCAAGCACTGACTTTGCTGGGGGCTATGCCACGAATGTTCCCAAGGTGTTCGCGGCCGGCGACATGCGCCGCGGCCAGTCGCTGGTGGTCTGGGCGATCCGCGAGGGCCGGCAGGCCGCGCGCGCGGTGGACGAGTTCCTGATGGGCTTCAGCGACCTGCCACGCTGA
- a CDS encoding STAS domain-containing protein: MLVLPVELTQQQAAACSRMLQQGLRSQPQSVVVADATALTRFDSSALAVLLECHRESLSQGKTFAVKGLPPRLRELATLYGVAELLPAAA; the protein is encoded by the coding sequence GTGCTGGTCCTGCCCGTCGAACTGACGCAGCAGCAGGCCGCAGCCTGCTCGCGCATGCTGCAGCAGGGGCTGCGCTCCCAGCCGCAGTCGGTCGTGGTGGCGGATGCCACGGCCCTGACCCGCTTCGACTCGTCGGCGCTGGCGGTGCTGCTGGAATGCCACCGCGAGAGCCTGTCCCAGGGCAAGACCTTTGCCGTGAAGGGCCTGCCGCCGCGGCTGCGCGAACTGGCCACGCTGTACGGCGTGGCCGAATTGCTGCCCGCCGCGGCCTGA
- a CDS encoding ABC transporter ATP-binding protein yields the protein MPAISFQSVSKTYSTAKGPFKALDGVSFDIEEGEFFGLLGPNGAGKTTLISILAGLARATGGRVTVQGHDVQADYAQARRQLGVVPQELVFDPFFSVREALRIQSGYFGMKHNDAWIDELLENLGLADKADANMRQLSGGMKRRVLVAQALVHKPPVIVLDEPTAGVDVELRQTLWQFIARLNKQGHTVLLTTHYLEEAEALCHRIAMLKTGRVVALDRTSELLKSASSNVLRFKIDSKLPRQLADMARITGRIVQFPAHSAREIEQYLAAVREAGLHAEDVEIRKADLEDVFLDVMAAEHPLRMAV from the coding sequence ATGCCCGCCATCTCCTTCCAGTCCGTCTCCAAAACCTACTCCACCGCCAAAGGCCCTTTCAAGGCGCTGGATGGCGTGAGCTTCGATATCGAAGAGGGCGAGTTCTTCGGCCTGCTCGGCCCCAACGGGGCGGGCAAGACCACGCTGATCAGCATCCTGGCCGGCCTGGCGCGCGCCACCGGCGGCAGGGTCACGGTCCAGGGCCATGACGTCCAGGCCGACTACGCCCAGGCGCGCCGCCAGCTCGGCGTGGTGCCGCAGGAGTTGGTGTTCGATCCGTTCTTTAGCGTGCGCGAAGCCTTGCGCATCCAGTCCGGCTATTTCGGCATGAAGCACAACGACGCCTGGATCGACGAGCTGCTTGAGAACCTGGGCCTCGCGGACAAGGCCGACGCCAACATGCGCCAGCTCTCGGGCGGCATGAAGCGGCGCGTGCTGGTGGCGCAGGCGCTGGTGCACAAGCCGCCGGTGATCGTGCTGGACGAACCCACGGCCGGCGTGGACGTGGAGCTGCGCCAGACGCTGTGGCAGTTCATCGCCCGGCTCAACAAGCAGGGCCACACCGTGCTGCTGACGACCCATTACCTGGAGGAGGCCGAGGCGCTGTGTCACCGCATCGCGATGCTCAAGACCGGCCGCGTGGTGGCGCTGGACCGCACCAGCGAGCTGCTCAAGTCGGCCTCCAGCAACGTGCTTCGCTTCAAAATTGATAGCAAACTTCCGCGGCAGCTTGCGGACATGGCGCGTATTACAGGCCGAATCGTGCAGTTTCCGGCCCACAGCGCGCGCGAGATCGAGCAGTACCTGGCCGCCGTGCGCGAGGCGGGCCTGCATGCCGAGGATGTGGAAATCCGCAAGGCCGATCTGGAAGACGTGTTTCTCGATGTCATGGCCGCCGAGCATCCGCTGCGGATGGCCGTATGA
- the mlaE gene encoding lipid asymmetry maintenance ABC transporter permease subunit MlaE, giving the protein MSWYKPSDVGLATRSKLADIGHGAQLFMRLLALLGPSFRRFGLIRDQIHFLGNYSLAIITVSGLFVGFVLGLQGYYTLQRYGSSEALGLLVALSLVRELGPVVTALLFAGRAGTSLTAEIGLMKAGEQLSAMEMMAVDPVRRILAPRFWGGVIAMPLLAAVFSAVGIIGGWVVGVLLIGVDAGSFWSQMQGGVDVWRDVGNGIIKSVVFGFTVTFVALLQGFEAQPTPEGVSRATTRTVVVASLAVLGLDFILTTMMFSI; this is encoded by the coding sequence ATGAGCTGGTACAAGCCGTCCGACGTCGGTCTCGCCACCCGCTCCAAGCTGGCGGACATCGGCCATGGCGCGCAGCTGTTCATGCGCCTGCTGGCCTTGCTGGGCCCGAGTTTCAGGCGGTTCGGCCTGATCCGCGACCAGATCCACTTCCTGGGCAACTATTCGCTGGCCATCATCACCGTGTCGGGCCTGTTCGTGGGCTTCGTGCTCGGGCTGCAAGGCTACTACACGCTGCAGCGCTACGGTTCATCCGAGGCGCTGGGGCTGCTGGTGGCCCTGAGCCTGGTGCGCGAGCTGGGCCCCGTGGTGACCGCGCTGCTGTTCGCGGGCCGCGCCGGCACGTCGCTCACGGCGGAGATCGGCCTCATGAAGGCCGGTGAGCAGCTCAGCGCCATGGAAATGATGGCGGTCGACCCGGTGCGCCGCATCCTGGCCCCCCGCTTCTGGGGGGGCGTGATCGCCATGCCGCTGCTGGCGGCCGTGTTCAGCGCGGTCGGCATCATCGGCGGCTGGGTGGTGGGCGTGCTGCTGATCGGCGTGGATGCGGGGTCTTTCTGGAGCCAGATGCAGGGTGGCGTCGATGTCTGGCGCGATGTGGGCAACGGCATCATCAAAAGCGTGGTGTTCGGCTTCACGGTGACCTTTGTGGCCCTGCTCCAGGGCTTCGAGGCGCAGCCGACGCCCGAGGGGGTGTCGCGCGCCACCACGCGGACGGTGGTGGTAGCGTCCCTGGCGGTTCTGGGTCTGGATTTCATCCTGACCACCATGATGTTCAGTATTTGA
- a CDS encoding MlaC/ttg2D family ABC transporter substrate-binding protein: MNRRHLGQWAASLAVALTLATPLAHAADEAPDALIKRLSTDVLETIKADKTIQAGDSSKIIGLVDTQIMPNVNFQRMTASAVGPGWRQATPEQQKRLQEEFKTLLVRTYSGALAQVNDQTITVKPLRAAADDTEVTVRTEIKGRGDPIQLDYRLEKTPGQGAGWKIFNLNVLGVWLVETYRSQFAQEINAKGIDGLIATLAERNKANAAKKG, translated from the coding sequence ATGAACCGTCGTCATCTGGGCCAATGGGCCGCCAGCCTTGCCGTGGCATTGACCCTGGCTACACCGCTCGCGCATGCCGCCGACGAGGCGCCGGACGCCCTCATCAAGCGCTTGTCCACGGACGTGCTGGAAACCATCAAGGCCGACAAGACCATCCAGGCCGGGGACAGCTCCAAGATCATCGGGCTGGTCGATACCCAGATCATGCCGAACGTGAACTTCCAGCGCATGACGGCCTCCGCCGTCGGTCCGGGCTGGCGCCAGGCCACGCCGGAGCAGCAAAAGCGCCTGCAGGAGGAGTTCAAGACCCTGCTGGTGCGCACCTATTCCGGGGCACTGGCCCAGGTCAATGACCAGACCATCACCGTCAAGCCCCTGCGCGCCGCCGCGGACGACACCGAGGTGACGGTGCGCACCGAGATCAAGGGCCGTGGCGACCCGATCCAGCTCGACTACCGGCTGGAAAAGACGCCGGGCCAGGGCGCAGGCTGGAAAATCTTCAACCTCAACGTGCTGGGGGTGTGGCTGGTGGAAACCTACCGTAGCCAGTTCGCGCAGGAAATCAACGCCAAGGGCATCGACGGCCTGATTGCCACGCTGGCCGAGCGCAACAAGGCCAACGCCGCGAAGAAGGGCTGA
- a CDS encoding BolA family protein, translating to MTADELKSIIAAGLPCEHLELDGDGRHWSAVIVSAEFEGRRLIQRHQRVYATLGARMHTDEVHALSMKTFTPAEWATQPH from the coding sequence ATGACTGCTGACGAACTCAAGTCCATCATCGCCGCGGGCCTGCCCTGCGAGCACCTCGAACTCGACGGCGACGGCCGCCACTGGAGCGCCGTCATCGTGTCGGCCGAATTCGAGGGCCGGCGGCTGATCCAGCGGCACCAGCGGGTCTATGCCACGCTGGGTGCGAGAATGCATACCGACGAGGTCCATGCCCTGTCGATGAAGACGTTCACGCCCGCCGAGTGGGCAACCCAACCACACTGA
- a CDS encoding ABC transporter ATP-binding protein has translation MDSPRAESLVELHDLSFGYGDRLILDGISLTVPRGKVTALMGASGGGKTTVLRLIGGQVRAQQGALLFDGQDVGRLDQAGLYAARRRMGMLFQFGALFTDLSVFDNVAFPLREHTDLSESLIRDVVLMKLNAVGLRGARDLMPSEVSGGMARRVALARAIALDPELVMYDEPFAGLDPISLGTAARLIRQLNDTMGLTSIVVSHDLDETFHIADQVIVLANGKIAAQGTPDEVRHSSDPLVHQFVNALPDGPVRFHYPGASVAQDFGLGRGEAP, from the coding sequence ATGGACTCTCCCCGCGCAGAATCATTGGTAGAACTTCACGACCTTAGCTTTGGCTACGGCGATCGCCTGATCCTGGACGGCATTTCCCTCACCGTGCCGCGTGGCAAGGTGACGGCATTGATGGGCGCTTCCGGGGGCGGCAAGACCACGGTGCTGCGCCTGATCGGCGGCCAGGTGCGTGCCCAGCAAGGCGCGCTGTTGTTCGACGGGCAGGATGTCGGCCGCCTCGACCAGGCCGGTCTGTATGCCGCGCGCCGTCGCATGGGCATGCTGTTCCAGTTCGGCGCCCTGTTCACGGATCTGAGCGTGTTCGACAACGTGGCTTTTCCCTTGCGCGAGCACACCGATCTGTCCGAGTCCCTGATCCGCGACGTTGTGTTGATGAAGCTCAATGCCGTGGGCTTGCGTGGCGCGCGCGACCTGATGCCCAGCGAGGTGTCGGGTGGCATGGCGCGCCGTGTCGCGCTGGCGCGCGCCATCGCGCTGGACCCGGAATTGGTGATGTACGACGAGCCGTTTGCCGGCCTCGATCCGATCTCGCTGGGGACGGCGGCGCGCTTGATCCGGCAGCTCAACGACACCATGGGGCTGACCAGCATCGTGGTGTCGCACGACCTCGACGAAACCTTTCACATTGCCGACCAGGTGATCGTGCTGGCCAACGGCAAGATTGCGGCCCAGGGCACGCCCGATGAGGTGCGGCACAGCAGCGACCCGCTGGTGCACCAGTTCGTCAATGCGCTGCCCGACGGCCCGGTGCGTTTCCACTATCCCGGCGCCAGCGTTGCGCAGGATTTCGGACTGGGCCGGGGGGAGGCGCCATGA
- a CDS encoding MlaA family lipoprotein, whose amino-acid sequence MTRIPCGNIRQQTARYARNTGAALAALGLLAGCASGPNANPRDPLEPLNRSVSNFNEGVDKVLLKPVATAYREVTPGVVRTGVNNFFGNLGDAWSFVNSVLQLKGQNAAENFMRFSFNTVFGFAGVLDIASEMNIERHKEDFGQTLGRWGVPAGPYVVLPIFGPSTLRDTVALPVDTRGDIVRHVDHVPTRNSLYALWAVDKRATLLRASSVLDEAALDKYSFTRDVYLQLRRSEIYDGKDPADGKDPGDSTSPPAK is encoded by the coding sequence ATGACAAGAATTCCGTGCGGAAACATTCGACAACAAACCGCTCGCTACGCCCGCAACACGGGCGCCGCCCTGGCGGCGCTCGGCCTGCTGGCGGGCTGCGCCAGCGGGCCCAATGCCAATCCACGTGACCCGCTGGAGCCGCTCAACCGCAGCGTCTCCAACTTCAACGAGGGCGTGGACAAGGTCCTGCTCAAGCCGGTAGCCACCGCCTACCGGGAAGTCACGCCCGGCGTGGTGCGGACCGGTGTCAACAATTTCTTTGGCAACCTGGGCGATGCGTGGTCGTTCGTCAACAGCGTGCTGCAGCTCAAGGGGCAGAATGCCGCCGAGAACTTCATGCGGTTCAGCTTCAACACGGTGTTCGGTTTCGCCGGTGTGCTGGACATCGCCAGCGAGATGAACATCGAGCGCCACAAGGAAGATTTCGGCCAGACCCTGGGCCGCTGGGGCGTTCCGGCGGGGCCCTACGTGGTGCTGCCGATCTTCGGGCCGTCGACGCTGCGCGACACGGTGGCGCTGCCGGTGGATACCCGCGGGGACATCGTTCGCCATGTCGACCATGTTCCCACACGCAACTCGCTCTATGCGCTGTGGGCGGTGGACAAGCGGGCCACCCTGCTGCGCGCCAGTTCGGTGCTGGATGAGGCGGCGCTCGACAAATACAGCTTCACGCGCGATGTCTATCTGCAGCTGCGCCGCAGCGAAATCTATGATGGCAAGGATCCGGCCGACGGCAAGGACCCGGGCGACAGCACGAGCCCGCCCGCCAAGTAG
- the murA gene encoding UDP-N-acetylglucosamine 1-carboxyvinyltransferase: MDKLLIRGGRQLHGEVRISGAKNAALPELCAALLTAEAVTLQNVPRLQDVATMLTLVRNMGVGVERDDHGTVRLDASTLTSPEAPYELVKTMRASVLALGPLLARFGEATVSLPGGCAIGSRPVDQHIKGLTAMGAEILVEHGYMIARLPKGWKRLRGARIATDMVTVTGTENLLMAATLAEGETILENAAQEPEIPDLAEMLISMGAQIEGHGSSRIRIQGVDKLHGCTHQVVADRIEAGTFLCAVAAAGGDVLLRHGRADHLDAVIDKLREAGAQVQAVDGGIRVQAQGRLKAQSFRTTEYPGFPTDMQAQFMALNVIAEGTSTVTETIFENRFMHVNEMLRLGAKIQTDGKVAVIEGVDKLSGATVMATDLRASASLVIAGLVAEGETLVDRIYHLDRGYDQMEAKLRGIGAEIERVK; this comes from the coding sequence ATGGACAAGTTACTGATTCGCGGTGGCCGCCAGCTCCACGGCGAAGTCCGGATTTCCGGCGCCAAGAATGCCGCGCTGCCCGAGCTGTGCGCCGCGCTGCTCACCGCCGAGGCGGTCACGCTGCAGAACGTGCCGCGCCTGCAGGACGTGGCGACCATGCTCACGCTGGTGCGCAACATGGGCGTGGGCGTCGAGCGTGACGACCACGGCACCGTGCGCCTGGACGCCAGCACGCTGACCTCGCCCGAGGCGCCCTATGAGCTGGTCAAGACCATGCGCGCCTCGGTGCTGGCGCTCGGGCCGCTGCTGGCGCGCTTCGGCGAGGCCACGGTCTCGCTGCCCGGTGGCTGCGCGATCGGCTCGCGTCCGGTGGACCAGCACATCAAGGGCCTCACGGCCATGGGCGCCGAGATCCTGGTCGAGCACGGCTACATGATCGCCAGGCTGCCCAAAGGCTGGAAGCGCCTCAGGGGCGCGCGCATCGCCACCGACATGGTCACCGTCACGGGCACCGAGAACCTGCTGATGGCCGCCACCCTGGCCGAGGGCGAGACCATCCTGGAAAACGCCGCCCAGGAGCCCGAGATTCCCGACCTGGCCGAGATGCTCATCAGCATGGGCGCGCAGATCGAGGGCCATGGCAGCAGCCGCATCCGCATCCAGGGGGTCGACAAGCTGCACGGCTGCACCCACCAGGTCGTGGCCGACCGCATCGAGGCCGGTACTTTCCTGTGCGCCGTGGCCGCCGCCGGCGGCGACGTGCTGCTGCGCCACGGCCGGGCCGACCACCTGGACGCGGTGATCGACAAGCTGCGCGAGGCTGGCGCCCAGGTGCAGGCGGTGGACGGCGGCATCCGCGTGCAGGCCCAGGGCCGGCTCAAGGCACAGAGCTTTCGCACCACCGAGTACCCGGGCTTTCCGACCGACATGCAGGCCCAGTTCATGGCGCTCAACGTGATCGCCGAAGGCACTTCCACGGTGACCGAGACCATCTTCGAGAACCGCTTCATGCACGTCAACGAGATGCTGCGCCTGGGCGCGAAGATCCAGACCGACGGCAAGGTCGCGGTGATCGAGGGCGTGGACAAGCTCTCGGGCGCCACCGTCATGGCCACCGACCTGCGCGCCTCCGCCAGCCTGGTGATTGCCGGCCTGGTGGCCGAAGGCGAGACCCTGGTGGACCGCATCTACCATCTGGACCGCGGCTACGATCAAATGGAAGCCAAGCTGCGCGGCATCGGTGCTGAAATCGAGCGAGTCAAATGA
- a CDS encoding ABC transporter permease: MSGWQTLFYKEVLRFWKVSFQTVAAPVLTAVLYLMIFGHVLEDHVKVFGTVSYTAFLVPGLVMMSVLQNAFANSSSSLIQSKIMGSLVFVLLTPLSHWSWFFAYVGSSVARGLAVGTGVFIVTALFAKLSFVAPLWILAFAVLGAAILGALGLIAGLWAEKFDQMAGFQNFIIMPMTFLSGVFYSINSLPPFWQGVSHLNPFFYMIDGFRYGFFGVSDVSPWLSLGIVSAALVVVSAIAVHLLRIGYKIRG, encoded by the coding sequence ATGAGCGGTTGGCAAACCCTGTTCTACAAGGAAGTGCTGCGCTTCTGGAAGGTCAGCTTCCAGACCGTGGCGGCACCGGTGCTCACCGCCGTGCTCTACCTGATGATCTTCGGCCATGTGCTGGAGGACCACGTGAAGGTGTTCGGCACGGTGAGCTACACGGCCTTCCTGGTGCCGGGGCTGGTGATGATGAGCGTGCTGCAGAACGCCTTCGCCAACAGCTCGTCCTCGCTGATCCAGAGCAAGATCATGGGCAGCCTGGTGTTCGTGCTGCTGACGCCGCTGTCCCACTGGAGCTGGTTTTTCGCCTACGTGGGCTCGTCGGTCGCGCGCGGGCTGGCGGTGGGCACCGGGGTGTTCATCGTGACGGCCCTGTTCGCCAAGCTGAGCTTCGTGGCGCCGCTGTGGATCCTGGCCTTCGCCGTCCTGGGCGCCGCCATCCTGGGCGCGCTGGGGCTGATTGCCGGGCTGTGGGCCGAGAAGTTCGACCAGATGGCCGGCTTCCAGAACTTCATCATCATGCCGATGACCTTCCTGTCCGGCGTGTTCTATTCGATCAACTCGCTGCCGCCGTTCTGGCAGGGCGTGAGCCACCTGAACCCGTTCTTCTACATGATCGACGGCTTTCGCTACGGCTTCTTCGGCGTGAGCGACGTTTCGCCCTGGCTGAGCCTGGGCATCGTCAGCGCCGCGCTGGTGGTGGTCAGCGCCATTGCCGTGCACCTGCTGCGCATTGGCTACAAAATCAGAGGATGA
- the hisG gene encoding ATP phosphoribosyltransferase: protein MITLALSKGRIFDETLPLLKAAGIEVLEDPEKSRKLILPTNQPDVRVVLVRATDVPTYVQYGGADLGVTGKDTLIEHGGQGLYQPLDLQIAKCRMSVAVRADFDYASAVKQGSRLKVATKYTTIARDFFATKGVHVDLIKLYGSMELAPLTGLADAIVDLVSTGNTLKANHLVEVERIMDITSRLVVNQAALKLKQAPIRAIIDAFAGAIGKN, encoded by the coding sequence ATGATTACCCTAGCCCTGTCCAAAGGACGCATCTTCGACGAGACCCTGCCGCTGCTCAAGGCCGCCGGCATCGAGGTGCTCGAAGACCCGGAAAAGTCGCGCAAGCTGATCCTGCCGACCAACCAGCCCGACGTGCGCGTGGTGCTGGTGCGCGCCACCGACGTGCCCACCTATGTGCAGTACGGCGGCGCCGACCTGGGAGTGACCGGCAAGGACACCCTGATCGAGCATGGCGGCCAGGGCCTGTACCAGCCGCTCGATCTGCAGATCGCCAAATGCCGCATGAGCGTGGCGGTGCGCGCCGATTTCGACTATGCCTCGGCCGTGAAGCAGGGTTCGCGCCTGAAGGTCGCCACCAAGTACACCACCATCGCGCGCGACTTCTTCGCCACCAAGGGCGTGCACGTGGACCTGATCAAGCTCTACGGCAGCATGGAACTGGCGCCGCTCACCGGCCTGGCCGACGCCATCGTCGACCTGGTGTCCACCGGCAACACGCTCAAGGCCAACCACCTGGTGGAGGTCGAGCGCATCATGGACATCACGTCGCGCCTGGTGGTCAACCAGGCCGCGCTCAAGCTCAAGCAGGCGCCGATCCGCGCGATCATCGATGCCTTTGCCGGCGCCATTGGAAAAAACTGA